GTCTATTCCTTATGAGTGTTGATTCTGTGATTTCATCCATGTTATATACCCGTTTTAATAATATAAATTGTTTATGCCAAAACTGGCGCTAGGGATCGAATCTTAACATTATTGCTTTCTTCTTAAATCCTATTTTCTCGTAAAATTTCGATACTTTTTCATCACAATCAAGAACTACTTTATAGCATCCACGTTCCCGTGATATGGTAATTAGTTTTTTTATTATCTCTTTTCCAACACCTCTACCTTCGTACCCTTTTCTAGTTGCTACATCTTCTATGTGCCCGACCTTACCTCCGTTATGGATGAATTTTTGTTCTATGAGTAACGTGGCCGTGCCAATGACTTCTCGACTCTTTGCATCTTCTGATATAATTATTATATAGTCCTTGTTTGTTATAATTTCTTTTATAA
The Candidatus Nitrosocosmicus arcticus DNA segment above includes these coding regions:
- a CDS encoding GNAT family N-acetyltransferase → MSFTIREIEENDFDNGFFETLSNLSTIGGINTNEELKKEIIKEIITNKDYIIIISEDAKSREVIGTATLLIEQKFIHNGGKVGHIEDVATRKGYEGRGVGKEIIKKLITISRERGCYKVVLDCDEKVSKFYEKIGFKKKAIMLRFDP